CCAAAGGACTTTCAGAAGTTACTGTGCTGCACACCCTGGAGATGGTCGAATCGCATCCCACTGCGGTCCTGAGGCCCGATGAGGGGCCTCCCCGAAGTCGCTTGAAGATTGAAGAGGAACGGTTCAGGAAAGCCGGGGTTCCACGAGTCAACAGCCATTTTACCAAGGGCCATCCCATTTCGAGGATTCTGGAAGCCTTGAGGGAGGGAAATTTTTCCCTTGTCCTCATGGGCGCTCAGGGCAAGGGGCTGGTTTCGGAAATCTTCCTCGGAAGTGTGGCTTACAACATCGCAAGGCTGGCGCCCTGCCCGGTGCTTTTGATCCCCCGGGCGCAGGAAATGAAGAAGGATTCATGAGTATTATTGAGTTGCCCCTTACGAGGCGAATACGGTTTTCGTCCCATAAACCGTGCCTGATCTGTTTCATCCATTTCCGAGAGGGCTGGCCCCTGGCTTCCGCCAGGGTGACGGTGTGAGCGAATTTTGAGATAATTTCTTAATATTTTCATCTTGATGTGCTCTGGGGTAGCGGTAAAGAGACCTACAGGTCCTTGAGTGCCTACCGGCGTTTTTGATGTTCGTAAACCGTGCCGGCGAATTCTTCATAGACTTTTTCGCAGGCCTTGAGTTTTTCAATGGCTGTCTTGCGCAGAGGTGCTCCCATGAGGTCTCTTTTTTCGATCTTCTTGAACCATTGCTGCAGTTTTGTCAGCTCCTCCTCGTTCTCCTCCACCTCCGCAAAGATGAAATTCTTCCGCTCTGTTTCATGCTCTATTTCTTTGAAATAATCCTCACACTTGTCAATCAGCTCCAGATATTCTTCGTTTCGTGCATCCACGAAGGACCGCAAAATCTGCTCCTCCTGCTTTCCCTCGAGGACTTTTCCATCAATGAGGAGCCCCTGCCCTCCGAAGCCCTCCACTTCCACGGTGAGCTTCTTGAGTTCCTCCACCCTCTCTTTTGAAAATGGGAGAACCCAAAACGCCTGACAATTGACCGCTCCCAGCTTTCTGAGCTGGCGCCAGACGTGGACTCTTGGCTTGGATGGTCTGGTTGGCAGAGTGTAGGAAAAAAAAAGCCATTTTGGTTTCATGCTCGAATCACCGTTCCAAAAACCTTGTCAAGAATCTCATCCCATGGCAGGAAGACACCTTCCCATCTCAATATTGACAGGTGTACCCCATGATTTCAGCCATTTTCAGCGGCGATCTGCCACGGCCCCGCTTCGGACCTCAGCGAGTCTCTTCTATAAAGTACCGGAAAACTCACCATTTGGTTCCTGCCCTCTTGCAACTTTACACCAGAATTCTGTTTTTCCCAAACCATACCGTTTAAAAGGTTCTTTGCTTTCTCTTGATGAAGAAGAGAAGGGGCACGGAGACCAATTGGGTCAGAACCGAAAATGCGATGAGAGACGGAACCGAAAAATCGTAGAAAAAGCCCATCAGGGCACTCCCCACAAACCAGAACACGCCATAGCCGGTGTTGAAGAAACCGTAAGCGGTTCCGCGCTTATCGATCGAAACCATTCCTGCAATTGCCGCCCTCATGATGGATTCCTGCGCTCCCATGCCCACACCCCATAATACCATGCCGGCCAGGCTCACGGAAAAGCCTCCAAGAAAGACGAGCGGAGCGAAAAAAGATGAGATCAGGACGGAGATGATGAGAATGGACAATCCCTTGCGATCGAACATTCGGCCGAATATCAGCGCTGCAACGGCGTCCACCCCCATGGCGACAGCATAAAAGACTGGGACCCAGTCTGCTGAAACCGTGGACGTCTTTTGAAAATGGTAGGCAATCAAGGGAAAATCCGCATACCCGGCTGCATTGAGCGCCATCGCCGCTAGATAGAACCAATAGAGTCGGGGAAGCCCCTTGGTTTCGAATTCGGGAGCGGTCGACTCGAGATCTCGTGGCTGGGGATAGAGGACCCTCGCCGTCAAAAGCACCCCAAGGGTCAGGATCGCGGGAATGAGGAGGATGGCGAATCCCGTCTGGTAGGTCCCTTTGAAATAAAGCACCGCCGCAACGATCAAGGGACCAATCATGGCGCCGATCTGATCCATGGCTTCGTGCAATCCGAAGCCCCAGCCCCGCCCGACTTCCTGTGTGGCGTGGGAGAGCATGGCGTCACGCACGGGGTTTCGAATCCCCTTTCCGATTCGTTCGGCAACAATGAACAGTGCCGCAATCTCCCAGCGGCCCGCCAGTGCCAGGAGAGGCACCGCCAGCATGTTGATGACGTAGCCAAGGATGGTTATGGTCCAATACCCTCGTGTCCGGTCGCTGATATAACCAGCGGGAAGACGAAGGACGTAGCCGGCCAGCTCCCCGAATCCGGCAACGATCCCCACGATCGTGCCGGTTGCTCCGAGAAGAGCCATAAAAGGCCCTGTGACACTGCGCGCCCCCTCGTGAGTCATATCCGCAAAGAGGCTCACCACCCCCATCAGGATGACAAACTTCATGGCAGCCCCACTGTTTTTGCCTCTTTCGCGACTCGCGTCTCTGTTCATATTTGATTTCCTCCTCTTCCTGTCTAGGACCAAGAAATTATCTCAAAATTCGCTCACACCGCCACCCTGGCGGGCCAGAGTCCAACCCTCTCGGGAATGTCTGGATTCCGGTTTTCACAGGAATGACGATCAAGGGTATTCGGACCGTTTTGAGATAATTTTTAAAAATAAACACCTTAGGCGGGACATACATCCGGCTTCAACCTGGGGACGACGAAAAACATGCCCAAGGCAGCCAAAATGCCTACCACGCCGCCGAAGTAGAAAGGCGCCCCGGGGCCGATCATTCTCCACAGGAACCCGCCAATCAAGGACGCAGGGAGCAACCCGATCCCCACCAGGGTCGCATGAACCCCCAGCATCGTGGCCCGGCTCTCACCGGGGCAGAGCTCTGCGACCAGCGCTTTTTCAATTCCCTCCGTCAGTCCGCTGTAAAGTCCGTAGACACCGAACAGGACCCACACGTGAAGCCTTTGAGAGGCAAAGGCAAAGCCAAGGTATACAAGACCGTAGAAAAGATACCCGAAAACGAGGAGCGTTCGCCTGCCGATATGGTCCGAAAGCCGCCCGGCGGGATAGGCGCTCACGGCGTAAACGAAATTGCATATCAGATAGGCTAGAATGACGTTAGCCGCATCGAAGCCGAGGTTGTTGGCCCGAAGGAGCAGGAACTGGTTGGAGGAGTTGCCGAGGGTGAAGAGGAAGGCTACGAGAAAAAATGCCTTGAGGCGCGGGTTGAGTTTTCGCCACCCTGCCAGCGGATGTATTTTGGCTGCCGCCTTCCGGGGCTTTTTCTCCTTGACGAAGAAGAGCAGAAGAACCCCAAGGATGCCGGGAAGCAAGGAGAAGAGAAAAATCCTTGTATATTGGCCCTTGGTTGCTGTGAAAAGATAGTAGGCGATGGCGATGCCGAAAACGGCCCCCAAGGTATCCAGTGCTCTATGCAAACCGAAAGAGTGTCCCAGTCGGCCCTCTTGAGATGCGTCGGCAATGAGGGCATCCCGCGGGGCAGTTCTCACCCCTTTGCCGAATCGGTCCACGACCCGGCCCGCAAGCACCCATCCCCACGAAGTGGAGAGATAGAGAAAGAGTTTGCCCACGGCAGCCGAGCCATATCCTACAATCGCCAGGGGCTTTCGTCTCTGGATCCTGTCGGAAATATAGCCCGAATAGGTCTTGAGCAGGCTGGCAAGACTTTCCGCAATGCCTTCAATGACACCTACGATAGCTGGAGTTGCGCCCAGAGAGGTCATCAGGTAAAGGGATAAGAGCGGATAGACCATCTCGCTGCTGACATCGGTAAGAAGGCTCACAAATCCCAAAAGAAGAACCGTATTCATTTGCTCTATTTCCTTTCATGGCAGAATGAAATCCGAAGAGGATGCTGAAAATAATCCGCAAAGCAGTATTGCAGCGATCATGCAATCATTTTTCATCAAGTATTCTCCTTTTCAATATGAGCGGCAAGGCTTTAAAACTGTTGATAAAATATTACATAATGTGTAAAGGATTTGTCAAATAAAATGTAATATATGATACAATTTATTCTAAAAATATTTTTTAAGAATTTAATGTATGTTAAATCATTTGTGGGGGAACGTATCACCCAAGCCGCCCGGCTGATTGTGAGATCGGTCTCATGGTTGTGTAAAGGCCAACAGCGCCATTGGAAGCCATGAATATTCATGATGAGTCTTCATGCGACATTGTCACATCAACCACGGAGACACGGAGGGCACGGAGAAAGACCTTCCCAATGAAATTTCTGTGTTCTCCGTGTCTCCGTGGTTAGATGAAATCTGACAGCGTCGAGTTAAGCACCTGAGCACATATTTTTTGACATTTTCATACCGTCATACCGGCGTAAGCCGGTATCCAGAGAATTTGCCGTGGGGCTGGATTCCGGCTAAAAGCATGCCGGAATGACATAATCAATAAGGATCGGGCATGTTAAATAACTTCCGATCAGGTGCTTAAGTGGATCAATTGTCTTGGGGCATTGAAAAGTGAGGTGAAATAACATGGCTCTCGCGGATGTGGATTCCGATTTTGCCAAATTCAAACAATACTTACAAGTTAAGCAGTCCATCGCCTATGAAATACGCAATCTTTCGGATTTCTTGAAAAAGCATGTTGGAGAACGGAAGTCCGAAGAATGCCGGCAATTGATGGTCAAACTGGCGGAAGACCGGTTTACACTGGCGGTCGTGGGCCAGTTCAAACGTGGCAAAAGCTCTCTTATGAATGCCATCATCGGGCGGGACCTCCTGCCCACGGGAGTGCTGCCGCTCACCTCTGCAATCACGGTTCTCAAGTACGGCCCCCGAGAGCGGCTCATGATTCTGAAGGAAGGGGCCTTGTACCCGGAAGAAGCGCCGATTTCAAGTCTTGTCGAATATGTGACGGAAAAGGGAAATCCGGGAAACGTGAAGAAAGTGGAGCGTGCCGTTCTGGAATTGCCCGTGCAGTTTCTTCGAAGAGGCCTCGAATTTGTCGACACTCCCGGCATTGGGTCCGCCATTGAAGCCAATACGGCCACCACCTACGGCTTCCTGCCCCGTAGCGATGCGGTAATCTTCGTGACGAGCGTGGATACACCTCTCACACGGGCGGAAACCGATTTCCTTCAAAGTATTCGAGAATACGTGCGCAAGGTTTTCTTTGTCGTGAACAAGATCGATCTTGCCGGCGGCAAGGAGCGCCTGGAAATTCTGAACTTTATCTCGGAAAGGCTGGAGCGGCAAACAGGAGCCGAAGAAGTCCAAATTTTCCCTGTTTCTTCAGCCATGGCCCTGGAATCGAAGCTTGCCGGGAAAGAAGAGGGATACGAAAAGAGCGGCGTGAAAGCCCTGCAGGAGGCTTTGGCCAAGTTTCTGTCTAGCGAGAAGAGCCATGGGCTCCTGGTTTCCGTGCTGGACAAGGTGCTTCGCGTGGCAACGGAGGCGCATCACGAATTGAGTCTGCTCAAACTGGCCGGCGAAACCTCTCGAGAAGAAGTCCAGAAGAAGATGGCGGCCTTGAAGGAACGGTTCCAAGTCCTGCGAAAAGCGCGCGCAAAATCCCAGCAGGAGGTTCGGGAGCGCATCCTTCCTTGGGCAAGGGAGAAGATTTCTCCAGAAATTGCTGCGTTTCGGGCTGACGAAGCCGATGTTCTTTTGGGAGAACTCAACGAAGCACTCTCCCAGTCCAACTGGGAGCTTTCCATCCTTGCGGCTCAGGACGTTGCACGACAGATGCTGCCGCGTTTCAAGCAGGATCTGGAGAAATGGACGAAAGAGAAAGCCGAAAGCCTTGATCCCGCATTCCTGCAGGCACTGCAAATGGAATGGGTAAAGATTGAGCGGGAACTGCAGGAGATTCCCGCTGCCGCAGTGGAGGTTCTCGGTGGCCTCGGCGAGGAGGCTGCTTCCGAAACGAGTATTGAGCTTCCCACCCATTGGGTGCTGCAACGCCCAAGCTTTGGGAATGTCGATTGGAACCCTAAACTTCCCATACTTGCGGCCTGTCTGCCCCTCTTTGTGGTCAGACCGCTAGTCAGGGGCCGTCTTGTCGCGGAGCTCGAAGGCCTTATCGGATTTTACGCCGAGCGCATTGAAGATGCTTTTCTGAAAGGAGTCGATGATGCGTTGAACCGTCTGGGCTTTGAGATCGAGAAACGAGCCGGTGAAATCGAATCGCGTATTGTGCAGGCCGTCGAGGGTAAAAGGGTCACAAAGAGCATCGATGGACACTGGCAGATCGTGGAGCTTGACAGGGAGGAGCTTTCTCGTGAGCTCGATACTCTTGAGGCCATCGAAAAGAAGCTCGGTCGGATCCGAACCGCAATGCTCGAAGGAGAACCTTCCCTCTCAGGGGGGCCTTCTGCTGAGCCAATTTTTCCAGCATTCGAGCCCTCTCCCCCCTCGGTTCCGGAGCAAGAATTATTGTCCGGGGCGGCACTCAACAAGGCAACCGGTTCTGAAGTAGAGAAGGACTTGTTACCCGACCTAGCCACACGGGGCTGCCCGGTATGCAACCGAATGATCGATGCCGCCTACCGTTTCTATGCCGGTCGGCAATACGAACTGGCGACTCAGGAACAGGCGCAGCGTGCACACGCAGCTTCGCTTGGGTTTTGTCCCCTCCACACGTGGCAGCTGGAGGCGATGTCCTCCCCTCACGGTCTTTCGCAGGGGTTTCCGAGGCTTATGGAGAGGTTGTCGGCCGATCTTTCTCGCCTGGCGCTATCGGAAAACTCGAATCCGGGTGAATCCGTCCTGACGCTTATTCCAAGCGCGAAAGACTGCGAAGTGTGCCGACTGGTCCAAGACGCGGAGAAAATTTATCTGAACAGTTTTGCCGGCTTTATTCAAACCCCGGAAGGGCACAAGGCGTACATGAACTCCCAGGGAGTGTGCCTGCACCATCTGGGCCTGCTGATTTCCATTGTCCCATCCAAAGAGAAAGTCCGGTTCCTGCTCGAGCACGCCGCTCGCCTCTTCGCCCAGATATCCGAGGATATGCAAAATTATGCATTGAAGAGGGATGCTCTGCGCAGAGATATCCAGAACCTGGATGAGGAAGACGCCTATCTCCGTGGCCTCATCCACAGTGTCGGGGCGAAGAAGGTCTGCTTTCCATGGGAGATGGATGCCGAAGTGTAGAAGGGCCCGGTGACAATGGCAATCGGCTCCACGATATGGTTTGTCGGGTCGGAAGCTTGGAGCGCCGTGATGGTCCGTCTTGCCCGCGGGACCTGATCACTTCATGCTGTTTCGAACCGGCGCTGTATTCTCAACAGGGCTCGCAATCGTTCATCCCTTGCGCGCAAGTCTTCAGGCTGCTTGTTTCGTTGTGCAACTTCACCGGCAATTTCTCCTGCCGATTCATCCTTCAACGCAGTCAGTATATCCTCGATATCTTCCTGCAGGTGCCACGGCGCCAGAGCTACGAGTCCGATGAGCCTGTGCGAGATAGCCCTCCGATCTTCTCTCGATGCAATGCTCATCCCCAGTTTTGAAGCACCCACCACGAGCTCTTCGTCCGGCTCATCGAGCAGCCTCCGGAGGGTCTGCCAATGTTGAGGGGCTATTCCGATCCCGTTCAAAAGTCTTATCGCACTGCGGCGCCGCTCCAAGCTGGACGGGCTTTCCACAAAGGGGCCCGGTCGGAGAGTCACGGCAGAAAGCACCAGCGTGTCGCAAGAGGCTTTGCCTAACTTTTGAAAAGCCTTTTCCGCGGCAGCTCGGTAGAAGTCATCTTCAAGAGCACGCTCGAAGTAGGGAATGGTCTCGGGGCGTCCGTATTGCGCAAGGGTTTCGATGAGACCATTCAGCATGCGCCGTTCCGAAAGCTTCAACAGGGAGACGAACATCTCCTCCCCGATCATTCAACCGGTTCACCTCAGCGGCCTGCCGTTTCTTCACTGCCGACAAATATCATTTTATACTACTTAAGTTGTCTACGATCTCGCTCATTCTGCTGAGTTCTTCATCAAGTTTCCCGCTTTTCATGGCTGGATCTTCCTCCCGTTTGTAGTGCGTGAAAAGCCCTTCACAGACATTGGAGGAGAAAGACTCCGCAGGCACAAACATATCGCATTGCATCATCAATTGTGCCAAACCTATACTGCGCAAAAAAATCGATTTGCCGCCCTGGTCGATCACGTTTGCGACCGGGCAAAGCCTCCCTTTTGCAACGTAGCGGGGTGGATCGAGCAGGTTAAAATTTTTATCTTCAGATATTTCAAGAAAATCTTCAAATCTTCATTTCACCACCAGAACCGGTTTTTCACTGTATTCGACAACCCGTTGAGACACGTTTCCCCAGAGAATTCCTTGCATGAGGCTCTTCCCATAGGAACCCATGACGATCATGGAAACGTTTTCCTCCGTGGCGACACGCATGATTTCCCGGTAGGGTTTTCCGCAAAGCAGGCTTGCTTTCACTCTGAAGCCTTCGGCCTCGAGCTCTCGAGTCAGGCGATCCAAATTGTCCTGGCTATTTCTTGTCGCCACTGCCAACGCCTCAACTTTCATCTCATAGGGGACATCGACAAAATTAGCGAATTCCTCCAGGACGTGGACAACGACCAATTCCGAAGTTCCCGCGCCACGGAGCATGGGAAGGTACATCTTTGCCCGCTCCGCATTGGGCGACCAGTCCGTCGTATAGAGAATCTTTCGGAACATGTCGGTACAGAAGCGCTCCTGTACCTCATCTCCCGCCATTCTCAGGGTATGGTATCTGGCGACCAAAATCGGAGCCTTTGCTTTGCGGATCACTCGGTCGGTCGTCGAGCCGACAAAGATCTCCCCTAGAACATCCCTCTTCTGTCGTCCCGCCACGATGAGCGACACATCATTCTCTGTGGCAGTCCTGAGGATCTCTGAAACGACGCGACCTGTGGCGAGCTCCGTTTTCACCTTGATCCCTTCGGAGCAAAGATAATCGGCATAAGCGGAGAGACGCCTGGATGCGGCTTCCCGCATCAGGTCAATGCTGCTCGTGATGGCTTTCCGGATGGTATCCACGGCGATGGGAATGCCCCCGTCCACTTCGGTATAAAGGTTTCCCGGATCGATGACGTGCAACAGAATGACCTCCTCCAGTCCGGCTCTCCTCAGGCAAGTGATGTTCTGGAGAATCGGCAAAGAGAATTCTTCAAATTTGGTTGGATAGAGTATTTTTTTAAACATCGTATACCCCCTTTTCAACGAACTCTGTTCAACTCAGTGAAGCTTGAGGGCAAAGGAAAAGATGTGGTAGAGCACGAAAGAATCAATAAAACGTGTTTCTGAAATTGCTTGAAGAATTCTTGGACGAGCAGCTCGGACGCCCCTGACCTACGGCGGGCCGGTGTTGGAAGTGAGGATCGACGATGCGAAAAGAGAATAAGGAGAAGGCATATTGCCTTGAGCCGAGGGGATGGCAGTGCTGAAATCTCCCCTTCCACTGCAACCGGATTGGCTCTGAGTTCCAAGATCGACTGTCTTGTGCGGCGAAAAATTTTTTCGCACTTCAATGAAAGATTCGATGTGACTCGGGAGAACCTTCGAGTTCATATCAAAAGATGCCGCCCTTCGAAGGCGCCACGCCCATGGAGGGTAGATAGGCGCCTTGGATGCCTGACCGAGAAGGCCTGGTAAATTTCCATCGCTCCGGAAGTGTTGTCGAATTTTTGTGTCGAGCGGCCCTGACCTCCGGCTGGGAAAAAGAGGGTAGTGCCGGGAGGACGGATGTTCGGCGCAGCTCGTCAGAAATACCTTCTCAGAAATACCTACGGAGAAAAGTGGCAAGCTTTTCCGGACGTTGGATGATGATCTCGTTTTTGAGGAGTTTCTGGAAATAGTAGTCGTCGGTCCTGTGGTGCGGCATGGCGTTTTGCCGGTTCACCAATCTCAAAAAGCAGCGGAATTCAGGAGACGAACGATCTACGGGACCGCTGAAACAGGAGAAGTTGTAGGTGGAAAACTTCATGTCGTGATAGCCGCGCAGCACCCCTGCTATCCCTTCCGCCATCTGCCGAATCTCCGCGGTGCCCCATTCCAGAAAGTGAGAGGTCTCCGTCCAGACCGCATCGGTTTCGTTGGCGCCGACGGGCGCATAGGCGGTGAACCATGTACTGTCGCTCATCCGGGTGATCATTCGTTCTCCCCGCTCTATTTCCTCTTTCGCTAAATCCGTCCAGTAGCATGAGCCGTTGGCCTCGTAATAAGCAAGGCTTTTTTCCAGCAGCAGTTGGTGGTGCGTTCCCGGAAAGGGTGACCCGAGCAGCTGCAGGTGGGGATGCATGACGCTGGCACCCGCAGGGAGAAGGAAATTGGCGTTGATCGTAAAATAGCGGACCGACGGGTTATAGCGGTGGCATTCTCTGAAGTATTCTACAGAGATGGCAAAAGCGTCTTCGAGAAGATCCGCGGAAATTTCGTTGGGCAGGCGAAAGTGGCGATCACCCAGTATGACGACGGCATGGAATGCCGCCAGTGGAAAGAGATTGGGGAAAAGGACCGCTTCTCCTCGTTGCAATCTGCCCCCGGGAAGGATATCGGTGCTGTAGGTTGGAGTTGCCGTACGCCAGCGGCCGTCGCACATGAAACATTGCCCTTGAGTCGCCTCCGCCCGCTCTTCCAGGTAGGCATAGTCCGTATCGGGAAAAAGAATCGATATCTTCCCTTCCAGCGCCGGATTGAAAGTGCTCTGATGGCCGGTCAGGGGGTCAATGCGTACCTCTATCTCCTGCGTGTCGAGCTGGCCGTTTTTCAAGGGGTTGTGGAAAATCGCGGTCTGTCGCCATGATTCGAAGCTGATCTTTGCCATGAAATGCCTCCTTTATGTGATTTTATGTCATTGAGGAGCAAACATCATGGATGTATGCAATCGTCCTGTGGAACCGACATTCACATGAACCACTACATAGCAAATGCGGCGAACCTGTCAAAAGGAATATTGGAACGCAGGATTCCCGCAGCAAAATGTCGCATACCATTCACAACGGCTTTCCTCCGGTACATGCCTCACGAAACCGGCTCTTCGGATAGAAAAGATCTTGCCTGTTTTCAGGAGAAGCGTTTTTGAAAGTCACCTCCCAAACAGGAACATTCTTGCATTTGGATGTCAAAGGTGGCATTTATGACTCATATTGCTTTCGATGAGAGTGATGGAGTCCACTCGAACCGCCGTATGAGGCTGATGACCCCTACTGTGGCGAGCTCGCCGGGTGGGAGATTCATCTGAGCACAATGATCGATTGGAAAAGCTCCTGCCGGGACGAACTTGAAGGGGCTTTTTTATAACTCAATTCCTATCCTGTCCAAAATGAATGAAGGAGGAAGCCGCATGAACCGCAAAATCGTATCCATCCGTGCATTGGAAATCCTGGATTCTCGTGGCAATCCTACGGTCCGCGTCCGTGTGACCCTGGATAATGGTGTAGTCGGCGTGGCCTCCGTCCCGTCAGGGGCTTCTACCGGTGAAAACGAAGCCGTGGAGTTGCGCGATGGGGACCGGAAAAGGTACGGCGGGAAAGGAGTGTTGAAAGCCATATCAAACGTCAACGAGGTGATCGCTCCGCATCTTCTCGGTATGGACCCCCTGCGTCAATCGGAAATCGACCGCATGATGATCGAACTGGACGGCTCCCCCAACAAGGCGAAACTCGGTGCCAACGCCATCCTGGGAATTTCCATGGCTGTGGCGCGGGCGGCGGCTGTTTCATCGGGGCTTCCGCTTTACCTGTATCTGGGAGGTCCTGGAGCGATTCGTCTTCCCATGCCCATGATGAATATCCTCAATGGAGGCAAACATGCGGACAACAGTGTCGATTTTCAGGAATTCATGGTGATGCCCGTCGGCGCCCCGACTTTTGCTGAAGCCCTGCGCTACTGTGCCGAAACTTTTCACGCCCTGAAGAGCATCCTCGGGAAAAAAGGATACGGCACGAGCGTCGGCGACGAAGGCGGCTTCGCTCCCAATCTCAAGAGCAACGAAGAGGCCTGTGAAGTCATCTTGGAGGCGATGGAAGCCGCAGGTTATCTGCCAGGTAAAGACTTGGCCATAGCCCTCGATCCGGCGGCAAGTTCCTTCTTCGAGGATGGAAACTATCATTTGAGCAAATCCGGCCAGGGGAGGAAGACCAGTTCTCAGATGACAGAGCTCTACCAATCCTGGGTGGACAAATATCCCATTCTTTCCCTGGAGGATGGCCTGGCCGAAAACGACTGGGAAGGCTTCCGCGAACAGACCGCCATTTTGGGCGATAAAATCCAGATCGTCGGAGACGACATCTTCGTTACCAATACCCAGTTCATCCAGCGCGGCATTCGGGAAAAGACGAGCAATGCCGTGCTCATCAAGCTCAACCAGATCGGTACCGTAACGGAAACCATCGAAGCGATCCAACTCTGCCGCAAGGCCGGGTGGGGTTTTGTGATCTCCCACCGTTCGGGTGAGACCGAAGACCCCTTCATTGCCGACTTTGCCGTGGCCATGGGCGGCGGGCAGCTCAAGACGGGCTCGGTTTGCCGGAGTGAACGGATCGCCAAGTACAATCGCCTCCTCGAGATTGAAGATGAGCTGGGAAAGAGCGCGGTGTTCGGGAATCCTTTGGGCGGTTGAGGGGGGGGACAGTGCTTGTGGGCGGTCTTTGAACTCTTTGGAGGTGCTTTCATCCAGCCCGCTTCGGAAAAATCGACGAATTGAATTCACCCCGCCCTTTGGAGACATCGCATATGGAGAAAAAACACGTCTTCGAGCTCAGCTCCAAGTACAAGCGTACCATAGGGACGACTCTCACTCATCTGGATCGGGTGGTTTGCGAATTCGAAGAGTGGGCAAAAGGACGGCAGAGGCGTTCGGTTCTTTATTTCGAAAGCAACGACCTCAGCAGCTCCCAGTGCGAGGCGTTGCTTGCCCAAGTGGTTGAAATTCGGGAATTGCTCAGTGAACTCAAAAGCGCCTTCGGTCTCCAAGAGCATGTAGAGAGTGTCACCCAGTCCATCTGGAGCCATTGCTCGAGCTTATGGGCCACGCTATCGGAAATCGACAGCAAACATCTAAAGGGGTACGGGGACGCCGTCCCCGGCTTTGCCGAGTACTGGGCCCCCAGGGGGGCTGAAATCGAAGCCCATCTCGATCTGGTTCTGAACATCTTGCGAAAAAGATGACTCGCCGGCATCACTTTATTGCACTGAGCAATTTTAGCTTGACTTTTCGACCCTTCCCGATGAAACATTTTGATAACGGGAGGAAATTTCTCTCATATGTTCAGCCATAAGGCAATGAAGTCTGCCGGAACTGCCCGGCCATTCGGGCTAATGACTTCTACCCTTGGAGTAGAAGTTTTTTATTTTCTGCTCTGCCGATCTCATCGCGCAAAAGCGTCTGTGCTCCTGTGCTCTGTTCCATCCTTCCACTCGCTCTCCCTTGCATCCTCAAGGATCGGCTTGTTTGCTCAACGATCAGGAAAATTCGAACAGCTTATACTGTAAACGGCTATAAACCGGGCTTTCCGTCGTTTCGACCGAAGGGAAAAATCTTAAGGTCTCTCACATTCGTTCGGGATGACAAAAGCCCGGTTCAAACCCTGCGCAGTATCTATTTTCAATGTGCT
This region of Desulforhabdus amnigena genomic DNA includes:
- the eno gene encoding phosphopyruvate hydratase, with amino-acid sequence MNRKIVSIRALEILDSRGNPTVRVRVTLDNGVVGVASVPSGASTGENEAVELRDGDRKRYGGKGVLKAISNVNEVIAPHLLGMDPLRQSEIDRMMIELDGSPNKAKLGANAILGISMAVARAAAVSSGLPLYLYLGGPGAIRLPMPMMNILNGGKHADNSVDFQEFMVMPVGAPTFAEALRYCAETFHALKSILGKKGYGTSVGDEGGFAPNLKSNEEACEVILEAMEAAGYLPGKDLAIALDPAASSFFEDGNYHLSKSGQGRKTSSQMTELYQSWVDKYPILSLEDGLAENDWEGFREQTAILGDKIQIVGDDIFVTNTQFIQRGIREKTSNAVLIKLNQIGTVTETIEAIQLCRKAGWGFVISHRSGETEDPFIADFAVAMGGGQLKTGSVCRSERIAKYNRLLEIEDELGKSAVFGNPLGG